One Sphaerisporangium krabiense DNA segment encodes these proteins:
- a CDS encoding polyprenyl synthetase family protein, translating to MTTSFQWDSFRTEVDRRLRAFVERQRPLVGAPDLAPLLTAAEDFLAGGKRLRPAFCYWGWRGAGGEDGPEICAAAASLELLQASALIHDDVMDSSDMRRGRPSAHRRFQAMHEEAGWRGSPARFGEGAAVLLGSLLLVWSSEMWRTSGLPAEALAAAEPIHDLMRTELMCGQYLDLLEQAHGESTFDSALRVALHKSGKYSVEQPLRLGLVLAAGRQEPWIDRLCVQYGHKVGIAFQLRDDILGVFGDPAETGKPAGDDLREGKRTMLIARTLSAASEGQAADVRRLLGDPALDAQGIARLRGIIEDTGALTAGEEMIKRYLDDALSSLERAPITPEARRALEELAVAATARRS from the coding sequence ATGACCACTTCCTTCCAGTGGGACTCCTTTCGCACCGAGGTGGACCGCAGGCTGCGGGCGTTCGTGGAGCGGCAGCGGCCCCTGGTCGGCGCGCCCGACCTCGCCCCCCTGCTGACCGCGGCGGAGGACTTCCTGGCCGGCGGCAAGCGGCTGCGTCCCGCGTTCTGTTACTGGGGGTGGCGCGGGGCGGGCGGAGAGGACGGCCCGGAGATCTGCGCCGCCGCCGCGTCGCTGGAGTTGTTGCAGGCCAGCGCCTTGATCCATGACGACGTGATGGATTCGAGCGACATGCGCAGAGGCAGGCCCTCCGCGCACAGGCGGTTCCAGGCGATGCACGAGGAGGCCGGATGGCGCGGCTCCCCTGCCAGGTTCGGCGAGGGGGCGGCCGTCCTGCTGGGCAGCCTGCTGCTCGTCTGGTCGAGCGAGATGTGGCGCACCAGCGGCCTGCCCGCCGAGGCGCTGGCCGCCGCCGAGCCGATACACGACCTCATGCGGACCGAGCTGATGTGCGGCCAGTACCTGGACCTCCTCGAACAGGCGCACGGCGAGAGCACCTTCGACAGCGCCCTGCGCGTGGCGCTGCACAAGAGCGGCAAGTACTCCGTCGAGCAGCCCCTGCGGCTCGGCCTGGTGCTCGCCGCCGGCCGGCAGGAGCCCTGGATCGACCGGCTGTGCGTGCAGTACGGGCACAAGGTCGGCATCGCCTTCCAGCTGCGCGACGACATCCTCGGCGTCTTCGGTGACCCGGCCGAGACCGGCAAGCCCGCGGGCGACGACCTGCGCGAGGGCAAGCGCACCATGCTGATCGCGCGCACCCTGTCGGCGGCCTCCGAGGGCCAGGCGGCCGACGTGCGGCGCCTGCTCGGCGACCCCGCCCTGGACGCGCAGGGGATCGCGCGGCTGCGCGGGATCATCGAGGACACCGGCGCGCTCACGGCCGGGGAGGAGATGATCAAACGGTATCTCGACGACGCCCTGAGCTCGCTGGAGCGCGCGCCGATCACGCCCGAGGCGCGCCGGGCCCTGGAGGA